One Deinococcus aerophilus genomic window, GACGCACCACCTTCGCGTTGCCGAATCTGCAGGGACGCGCCGCCATGCAGCCTCGTCAGGGACCCGGCCTCAGAAGCCACCGACTCGGCGATGTGGGCGGAGCAGAGTCGGTGACCTTGACTCCACCGCAACTTCCGGCGCACACCCATACCCTGCAGGCCGTCGCCAGCCCGGCCGAAAGCGCCACGCCAAAAGGCAAGCTGCTCGCCCGCGTGGTGGGCGGACCGATCTATTCCAGTGGACCGGCCACGGTCGCCCTGGCCCCCTCCGCGCTCACTGCTCAGGGCGAGGGTCAGCCCCACAACAACCTGCCGCCCTATCTCACG contains:
- a CDS encoding phage tail protein, whose translation is MTDPYLGEIRAFGFGFTPRGWALCDGQLLPIAQYTALYSLLGTIYGGNGRTTFALPNLQGRAAMQPRQGPGLRSHRLGDVGGAESVTLTPPQLPAHTHTLQAVASPAESATPKGKLLARVVGGPIYSSGPATVALAPSALTAQGEGQPHNNLPPYLTLNFCIAVQGLFPSRP